A DNA window from Arachis duranensis cultivar V14167 chromosome 3, aradu.V14167.gnm2.J7QH, whole genome shotgun sequence contains the following coding sequences:
- the LOC107480352 gene encoding probable mediator of RNA polymerase II transcription subunit 26c translates to MDLDDFRSILDTAGVDVWAFFDAAIDVASTDNADELKRRRDGIVERLYAATATPPRCLNCEANAVEAHNQQNKSSEDEDLDPFGGLFDDEQKKILEIKHQLEDPHQSEDSLAELLQNLADMDITFQALEETDIGRNVNRLRKHSSSEVRRLVKLLVRKWKEIVDEWVKLKAPGEPATASTVIGDDEDSPQQRNQLNGHHQIPDFACSPNPENGNFESSEPKPIPRKEALPKPAQKSPSPLPSVPTPPPPQNRQKESNFDAERLASARKRLQENYKEAANAKKQRTIQVMDLHELPKPKAKNVFFGKNKGGMGSQGRKW, encoded by the exons ATGGATTTGGATGATTTCCGATCCATACTGGACACCGCCGGCGTCGACGTTTGGGCTTTCTTTGACGCTGCAATCGACGTCGCTTCCACCGATAACGCCGACGAATTGAAGCGCCGCCGGGACGGAATCGTGGAGCGCCTTTACGCCGCCACTGCCACGCCTCCCCGGTGTCTGAATTGCGAAGCAAATGCCGTCGAAGCACACAATCAGCAAAACAAATCGTCAGAGGACGAGGATTTGGATCCTTTTGGAGGCTTATTCGATGACGAGCAGAAGAAGATTCTAGAAATTAAGCACCAACTTGAAGATCCTCACCAG TCGGAAGATTCGTTGGCGGAGTTGCTACAGAATCTGGCGGACATGGATATTACATTCCAGGCTTTAGAG GAAACTGACATTGGGAGGAACGTGAATCGGTTAAGGAAGCATTCCTCCAGTGAAGTTCGCAGATTGGTGAAGCTTCTTGTCAG GAAGTGGAAGGAAATTGTAGATGAATGGGTGAAGCTGAAGGCACCTGGAGAACCTGCTACTGCTAGCACTGTCATTG GTGATGATGAAGATTCGCCTCAGCAGAGGAATCAACTAAATGGGCATCATCAG ATTCCTGATTTTGCATGCTCGCCAAATCCAGAGA ATGGCAATTTTGAGTCTTCCGAACCAAAACCAATTCCTCGCAAAGAAGCTCTGCCAAAACCAGCTCAAAAATCACCATCGCCATTACCATCGGTTCccactcctcctcctcctcaaaAC AGACAAAAAGAGAGCAATTTTGACGCGGAGAGACTTGCTTCAGCAAGAAAACGACTTCAAGAGAACTACAAAGAGGCTGCAAATG CGAAAAAGCAAAGAACGATACAGGTGATGGACCTGCATGAGTTGCCAAAACCAAAAGCCAAGAATGTTTTCTTTGGAAAGAACAAAGGCGGCATGGGTTCTCAGGGAAGGAAATGGTGA